ATCAGGCATTTCCTTTCTATTATGACCGATGCAGACGAATTTCGCCACGTTTCCAAGCCGTCGCTGTTGCCGCGCCCGGTCGGTTATGGGCCGCTCCGCGATGCCGCGTGCGGCGAATCGGACATCACGATGCTTGCCGCGGGGATCGGCATCCGATAGCGTGAAGGCATCATGTCCATCGTCGCCCACGGGATTGATCTGGTCGAAATGGCCCGCGTGGAAAAGGTCTGGCGCGATCATCCCGATCGCTTTCTCGATCGCATCCTGACGAAGGCCGAGCGGGCGTATTGCGAACGGCACAAGAACCCGCTGCCGCACATCGCCGGTCGATTCGCCGCCAAAGAGGCCATTCTCAAGATGCTGGGGACAGGCTGGCGGGGGCAGATTGCCTGGACGGACATGGAGG
This is a stretch of genomic DNA from Phycisphaerae bacterium. It encodes these proteins:
- the acpS gene encoding holo-ACP synthase, with translation MSIVAHGIDLVEMARVEKVWRDHPDRFLDRILTKAERAYCERHKNPLPHIAGRFAAKEAILKMLGTGWRGQIAWTDMEVTNDEAGQPHVRLSGHTAEIAASRGIERIMLSITHAENYAAASAIGVGQT